From the Acidimicrobiales bacterium genome, the window CGGACTCGATCCCGAGATCCCCGGATCCGAGGATCCGCTCGAAGACGGACTGGTTGAAGAAGACGGTGTTGATGCGCTCCAGCGGGATCTCGATGCCGCGTTTGGAGACGATCCCGGAGCGGAAGATGACCCGTTCGGTCGTCACCACGAAGTTCATCCCGGCCCACCGCATGTAGCGCGCGACGAAGGCGCCGACCGCGACGAGAACCAGCAGCCCGACGATCCACTTGAGGGCGTCGGCCGCGTCGGCCGCCAACACCACGATCCCCAGGATCACGGCCCCCGCGAGCGCGGCCGAATGGGGGGCGATGTACCACCAGTGCGGACGGAGATCGAGAACGATCTCCTCGTTGCGGTTCAACAACTTCGTGGGGAAGGCCATCGTCGCCGAGCCTAATGCGGGTCGACCAGTGGTTCCGAGTTCTCGGGGGCGGGTC encodes:
- a CDS encoding PH domain-containing protein, with protein sequence MAFPTKLLNRNEEIVLDLRPHWWYIAPHSAALAGAVILGIVVLAADAADALKWIVGLLVLVAVGAFVARYMRWAGMNFVVTTERVIFRSGIVSKRGIEIPLERINTVFFNQSVFERILGSGDLGIESAGEGGRQNFENVRRPNSVQQEIYRAMEDVEQRRLEAYGRTMAAGAAEAGTAAAAGESAPRETIPEQIERLDSLRARGIITEEEFAAKKRDLLDRM